A genome region from Labrus mixtus chromosome 9, fLabMix1.1, whole genome shotgun sequence includes the following:
- the rnf168 gene encoding E3 ubiquitin-protein ligase rnf168: MSERGGALSLDDCRCPVCLEIFIEPVTLPCTHTFCKACFLQAVDQASLLCPLCRRRISVWCRLNNRNNTLINEKLWTSIQNAFPRQCERRLRGQEGRENPEGAGQENPEDDLGVCFPRVCEPGELRQEYEEQVNKLTEERRALEEEEKRASEELIQRLLAEEEVELQEETKRRDEDERLARHLSTQLNSAVSQGDARPADATLPKKKKKEVVSGQIEKFLSPRPSSSSSSDCSFTSNKENILFPQLDSLRDTSGPPEEEQLRPGGGASCAKRKSQEMLEEEEEVMATKQVCVPSSSGLQGVAEWEVELLSRRQQEEEDRRLALLLQKELDQEERLKATDRRKGSSDAYPLRQDRRSKEEADRRTGHASSSSSSRTKQKTLTEMFSSLNN; the protein is encoded by the exons atGTCAGAAAGGGGAGGAGCTTTGTCTCTGGACGACTGCCGCTGTCCGGTGTGTCTGGAGATCTTTATAGAGCCTGTGACTCTgccctgcacacacaccttctgcaag gcgtgCTTCCTGCAGGCCGTCGACCAggcctccctcctctgtcctctgtgcaGACGGAGGATTTCTGTTTGGTGTCGTCTCAACAACAGGAACAACACACTGATTAATGAGAAGCTGTGGACCTCCATCCAGAACGCCTTTCCCCGTCAGTGTGAGAGACGCCTCAGAGGACAGGAGGGGCGGGAGAACCCCGAGGGGGCGGGGCAAGAGAACCCAGAGGATGACCTAGGAG tgtgttttcccAGGGTCTGTGAGCCTGGAGAGCTGAGGCAGGAGTACGAGGAGCAGGTCAACAAA CTGACGGAGGAGAGGCGagctctggaggaggaggagaagagggcgAGTGAAGAGTTAATTCAGCGTCTGCTGGctgaagaggaggtggagcttCAGGAGGAGAcgaagaggagagatgaggacGAGAGGCTCGCCAGACACCTGAGTACCCAGCTG AACTCTGCAGTCTCTCAGGGAGACGCTCGTCCTGCTGACGCCACTttaccaaagaagaagaagaaggaagtcGTCTCGGGACAGATCGAGAA gttcTTGTCTCCTCgtccctccagcagcagctcctcagaCTGCAGCTTTACGTCCAACAAG GAGAACATCCTGTTCCCTCAGCTGGACTCTCTCAGAGACACATCAGGACCTCCTGAGGAGGAGCAGCTGCGCCCAGGGGGAGGAGCTTCATGTGCCAAGAGGAAGAGCCAGGAGATgctagaggaggaggaggaggtgatggcCACCAAACAAGTCTGTGTGCCCTCTTCCTCAGGGCTGCAGGGCGTGGCTGAGTGGGAGGTGGAGCTGCTGAGCAGACggcagcaggaagaggaggaccgGCGTCTGGCTCTGCTCCTGCAGAAGGAGCTCGACCAGGAGGAGCGTCTAAAAGCCACCGACCGAAGAAAAGGATCATCTGACGCTTACCCCCTCCGCCAGGACCGCAGGAGCAAGGAGGAGGCCGACAGGAGGACAGGACacgcctcctcctcgtcctccagcAGGACGAAACAGAAAACTCTGACAGAGATGTTCTCCAGCCTCAACAACTGA